From the genome of Thermaerobacter marianensis DSM 12885:
CCTGCGGGGCCGGGCCGGTGGCTCAAGATGATGGCCTGGCTCGCCCTGGCCATCGGCGTCGCGGCCCTGCTAGGACCGCGGGTGGCGGGGTACGCGCCGGCGGTCGAACCGGCCGTGGCCGCCGTGGACGCGACCGAAGGGGCGGCCGGGGCGGCGGAGCCGGCGCCGCCCGTGGTCAGGCTCCACATCATCGCCAACAGCGACTCGGCCCAGGACCAGGCCCTCAAGCTCCAGGTGCGCGACGCCCTGGTCCCCATATTGGTGGACGCCGTGGCGGGCGCCCGCACGCCCGAAGAGGCCCTGGCCCGGGCCGCCCGCATCGCGGGCCGCCTGGAGGACCGCGCCCGGGCGGTGGTGCGGCAGGCGGGTTACGGCTACGGGGTGCGGGTGGAGACGGGCACCTTCGCCTTCGACCGGCGCCGGCTGGGCGATGCCGTGTACCCGGCGGGGACCTACGCCGCCGTGCGGGTCGTCCTCGGCACGGGGCAGGGACACAACTTCTGGTGCGTGCTCTTCCCGGGCCTGTGCGGGCTGGGCGATGCCGGTCCGGCGGCCGGCGCGGCCGGCAATCCGGCAGGCACCGTCACCGGGGGCACCGTCCCCGGTGACGCGGTCGCCGGCGCGGGCGCCCAGCCCAAGGCAGGGGGCGCCGTCACCGTGGCGGCAGCGGGCGGTGCTGCCCCCGACGCGGGCCCACCCGCCGGCGCGGGGGCAGCCGGTGCCGGCGCCGGCGCGGCACATGGCGCGGCGGGTACCGCGGGATCCGCAGACGGCACGGCGTGGCAGGGGGCAACGCCCCAGCCCCGCTGGTTCTTCCTGGAATGGTGGCGCGCCAGCGTGGGGCGCTGGTGGGCGTCCCTGGCCTGGTCCCCCCGCGCCGCCGCGGCGCGATGAGGTGCGGTATGGGTGAGAGGGAGCCGGCGTGGTAGGCTGGAACTGAAGGCGCCTACCAAAGGGCCGACCCGGGCGGCCCGGGCGACGACCCGGGCACCGGGACGCGGACACCGGTCCCGGCATACCCTGAACGCGGATGCCATGACCGGTTGCGGAGGTGAGCGCCGTGCTGAAGACCTCCGACCTGCGCACCCGCGACGTGATCAACATCGTGGACGGGCGCCGGCTGGGCTGGGTGGGCGACGTGGAGATCGACCTGCAGACCGGCCGCATCCAGGCCATCGTGGTGCCCGGCCCCGTCCGCTGGTTCGGCCTGTTGGGCCGGGACCGCGACTACGTGATTCCGTGGGAGCAGATCGTCCGCTTCGGCCAGGACGTGATCCTGGTCAACGTGCCGGGGTTCGTCGACATGGAAGGGGTGGCGGGCCTGGGGCGCGAAGGGGTCCGGGCCCACGCGGTCTAGCCCTGTGGTCGGGCCGTCGCGGCCCAACGCCGCGGCGGGCCGCCCGCCGTCGGGTGCCCAACGGGTCGGACCGTCACCGAACCGGTTGGGGCGTCATGCCGCCGCCGCGCCAGGGGGTGCCACGACCTGCCGGGGGAGCCGGGCCGGGGGAGCCGGGAGGGAGCCGGGTGAGCGCAGCGCCGATCCGCGGGGAAACCGCGCCGATGCGCCGGGAGACGGTGAACGGGGTGGAGTGGCTGGTTCTTCCCGACGCCCCGCCGTGGCTCTTTCTCGCCTTTACCACCCGCCGCGGCGGGGTGAGCCAGGGGCCCTGGGCGGAACTCAACGTGGGCCGCTCCACCGCGGACGAACCGGCCCGAGTGGAGGCCAACCGCCGGCGCGTGCTCCAGGCGGCCGGCCCCGGCTGGCGGTGGGCTGCCATGCCGCACATGGTGCACGGCGCCGACGTGGCCGTCGTCCGGGCCGGTGAGCCGTGGGCGCCCGGCCAGGCACCCCGGGCCGACGGGCTGGTGACCACCGATCCCGGCGTGCTTTTGTGGGCGACCTATGCCGATTGCGTGCCCGTCTTCCTCTGGGGCGAGTCCGCGGGCGCGTGGGGTCCGGAAGGCACGGAGACGGCGGCGGCCGTCGCCCCCGCAGGCGGTGGCGCCCCGCGTCGCGGCGTCGCCCTGGCCCACGCCGGCTGGCGGGGGACGCTGGCGGGGGTGGCGCCCGTGGCCGCCCGGACCCTGGCCGGCGCCCTCGGCACCGAGCCCGCCCGGCTGCACGCCCTCATCGGCCCCTCCATCGGTCCCTGCTGCTTCGAGGTGGACGAGCCGGTCCTCGCCCGCCTTGCCCGGGAACTGCCCTGGGCGGAAGACGTCCTGTCCCCGTCCCCCCGCGGCGCCGGCTACCGGCACTGGGACCTGTGGGAGACCAACCGCCGGCTGCTGGTGGAGGCGGGCCTGGATCCAAGGCACGTCGCCGTGGCCGGCCTCTGCACGGCCTGCGACACGGAGACCTTCTTCTCCCACCGGGCCAGCGGCGGCCGCACGGGGCGGATGGCAGGGCTCATCGGCATCCGGCCGGGGTGGTGACCCGATCCCCCTGCCCGGCTCCTCCGTCCAATGGCCGGCTCCGGACGAACCGGTTCCCTTGGCGCGGCCGGCGACCCGCCCCAGCCGGGGGCCGGGGGAACCGGGCGCGGCCGTACGAAACGGCTGAAACCGGCAGGAGTCGCGCCGGCCGTTATGGAATGGCCCTGCTACACTGGAAGGGCCGGCCGCTTGGGGCCAGACCGCGGGGGCCGGGCGCGAAGGCTGAGCTCCCGGCGCGCCCCCGCGGCGCGTGCCGGCGGCTCCGCCGCCGCGGCCGGCTCGATCCGGGGAGCGACGACGCCCATGACCATTGCCGAACGGGTGGCCGCCGTGCGGGAGCGCATCGCGGCCGCGGCGGCCCGGGCGGGGCGGGATCCCGGCGAGATCACCCTGGTGGCCGTCAGCAAGACGGTCCCCGTCGCCGCCATGCGGGAGGCCTACGCCGCCGGGATCCGCCACTTCGGGGAGAACCGGGCGCAAGAGGCCCGGGACAAGTTCCCCGCCTTCGGCGACGACGTGCACTGGCATTTCGTGGGTCGCCTGCAGACCAACAAGGTGAAGTACATCGCCCGGCACTGCCACCTGCTCCATTCCCTGGACCGGCTGGCCCTGGCCCAGGAGGTCGACCGGCGGGCCAGCCGCTGCGGCCGGGTTCTACCGTGTCTCGTGGAGGTCAACGTGGCCGGGGAAGCCACCAAAGCGGGCCTGCCGCCCGAGAAGGTCATCCCCTTCCTGCACCAGGTGGCCGGCTGGCCCGGGCTGCGGGTGGTGGGCCTGATGACCGTGGCGCCCCGGGCCGATAACCCGGAAGAGGTGCGCCCGGTCTTCCGGCGCCTGCGCGAGCTGGCCGAGGAGGCCGCCCGGCAGTGCCGGGGGCTTCCGGGAATCGAGCTGCGCCACCTGTCCATGGGGATGACCGACGACTTCGAAGTGGCGGTGGAAGAGGGCGCGACCCTGGTGCGCATCGGCCGGGCCATCTTCGGCGAGCGTGGATGAGGAGGAGTGTCCATGGGGTGGATGGACCGGCTGCTTTCCCTGATCGGCTTCGAGGTCGAAGAGGAAGTGGTGGAGGCCGCCGCGGCGGAGGAACCCCAGGACGCGACGCCTGCGCCGCGGCGCCGGGACGGTCGCCCGTCCCGGGAGCGGGCGGAGGGCGGCGGTTCCCGTCCGGGGCAGCTGGTGCCCCTGGCGTCCGGCGCCCGGTCCCAGCGGGTGGTCATCGCCCGGCCCCGGTCCTTCGAGGAGGTGCAGGAGATCGCCGAGCACCTGAAGAACCGGCGGCCGCTGATCCTCAACCTCGAGGACACCGACAAGGAGACGGCCCAGCGCATCCTCAACTTCCTCAGCGGGACCATCTACGCCCTGAACGGGGAGATGCACCGCATCGCCAACGGCGTGGTGTTCTTCGCCCCGCAGAACGTGGAGACCGTGGTGGACCGGCCGGACTTCCTCACCCGGGATTGAGGTTTGCGCGGACCGGGCCTGGGCGGCCGAGGGGGATCCGGGCCGGGATCCAGGCTCCGGGGACCGGACGGGTTGTGGCGCTCGGCGGCAAGGTCCGAAGGACCCGGTGGAACGGCTCAAGGAGGGTGGGCGTTGACCGATTGGCTCGTTCTGTTCCTCGTGCGGCTGGTCCACGGCCTCGCCACGGCGTTCTTCTGGCTGCTACTGGTGCGGGTGATCATGTCGTGGTTCATCCAGGGTAACTACAACCGGACTTTTCACGATGTCTATCGTGTGCTGGTGCAACTCACGGAGCCGGTGCTGGCACCCATCCGGCGGGTGATGCCGGCCACCGGGCCGCTGGACCTGTCGCCCCTGGTCGCCCTCCTGCTGGTGCAGCTGGTGGAGTGGATCCTGGTGCGGCTGTTGCTGTTGCTGGCCTGACGACGGCGCCGCCGGTTGCCGGTAGCAGGCAGGCTGCCCGGCGGGCGCCGATCCCGGGAGGTGGGACAATGGCCCTGACCCCTCTGGATATCCACAACAAGCAGTTTCCCCGTTCCTTCCGCGGCTACAACGAGACCGAGGTGGACGAGTTCCTGGAGCAGGTGGGGCGCGAGTTCGACCAGGTGCTGCGGGACAACGCGGCCCTGCGCGAGCAGGTCGAGGCGCTGAACGCCAAGCTGGAGCAGTACCGGCAGCTGGAGGACACCCTCCACAACACCCTGGTGGTGGCCCAGGAGACGGCGGAGGAGGTCAAGGCCAGCGCCCAGAAGCAGGCGGAGCTGATGATCAACCAGGCGCGGCTGGAGGCCGACCAGATCGTGCAGGCCGCCCGGGCCAAGGTGGAGGAGATGGAGCGCCGCTACCAGGAGCTGCTCAACAACATGAAGGTGGCCCGGGCCCGGATGCGCGCCCTGCTGCTGGCCCATCTGCAGCTGCTGGACGAAGAGGCCGGGGACGGGAGCCTGGACGAAGGGACCGCCGCCGGTGAACGTGGGGACGGGGAGGAGGCAGAGGAGCCCCGCGGCGATGCCAAGGACGGTGCCGGGCGCGGTGTCCCGGCCGGAACGCGGGAGCCGGCACCGCTGGGGGCCCCGGCGGCGTGGGGGGCCCGGGAAGCGGCTGCCGCCCGGGACCGGGCGGGGGGCGTGTAACGCCCGTCCCGGTGACGGGACACCGCCGGCAATCGGGGCCCAGGACGGGTCGTGGGGTCAGAGAGTCGGGTTCCGGCCCGCCGGCACGGCCAGCCGCCGGCAAGAGGGCGGGCCACGGTCGGGGCCGCCGCCAGGTCTTGCTCCGCCCTGGCGGCGGCCCTGCCGTTTGCAGGCGGCGGCCATCGCCTCCGATCGCCTGCTCCCTTCCTGGGACCGGTCGGCGACCAACGGTCGCTTGGGACCGTGGTCGGACTCCCGTGGGACCCCCGTTCGATTTTTCGCGTCGCGTCGGTTCCGACACGCGCAAACGGCCTCACTTGCCCGAAAATGATGGTCGAACAGGTGGCTGTGGCCGGGGCCGCGTGAACCCCTGCCCAGCAATCCGGGAATTGGGAGGTGCAGCCATGGGTCGGAGCCGATGGTTCCGACGGGCCGCCGCAGCCGGCGTCCTGGTGTGGTTCGTGGCCTTGCCCCAACTGGCTCTGGCCAGCGGGGATCCGTCGGGAGCGACGACCGCAACCGATGAGGCCGGTACCGTCGCCACCGGAACCGCAGCGTCCTCTGACGGGCAGAAGATCGATCCGGGAACGTTGTTTGCCGTTCGCTACTATGTGCAACGGCTGATCGAGGACCTGCAGCTGCTGGTCACCCTGGACGCATCGGGTGACGCCAAGCTCCTGGCCGAATTCGCCAAGGTGCGGGCCGACATCCTGGCCGATCTCGATCCCCAGTCGGAATGGTACGACCGCCTCGCCGGGGATATCGCAGCCAACCTGCGATTGGCCCAGGAGCGGGTGGTGCAGGCCCTGGCGGAGGGCCAACCGACGGATGAAGCGGTGGCGGCCATCAAGGAGGCCGTGCAGCGTCTCCAGGAGCTGGCCGCTCAGCTCGAGCAGGCGACGGAGGCCGCCGAGCCCAACGGCAGCCGCCCTGAGGGCGACGCCTCCGCGGGTCAAGACACGGGGACCGCGGGCGACCAGGGAAGCGACCCGGCATCGGGCGACGCCTCCTCGCACGGCGGCGAGACGGGCCAGGGTGCCCTGGGCGATGCCTTGCAGGCGGCGGAGGAGGCCGACCTGGCTGTCGCCGCCGTGGCGATGATCGACCCGGCGGTGGTGCGGGCGCTGCGGGACCAGGGGTACGGTTACGGCCAGATCGCCCTGATGTACGCCGCCGCCCAGCGGATCTCCGCGCAGACCGGCCAGGACGTCACCGTGGCGCAGGTGGCCGACCTGGTGGCCCAGTCCGGCGGTGAACAGGGCGGCCGCCAGGGGTTCGGCAAGAACCTGCGGGCGGTGCTGGCCCAGTTCGGGGTCGAGCGCCAAGACGTCAAAGCGGGGACCTCGGTGGCGGCGCCCCGGCGCCAAGGGGACGGGGGCGACAAGGCTCAAGCCAAGGTGGCAGCCAAGTCCGAGGAGAAAGTCAAGCAGAAGCCCCAATCCGCTGATGAGGCGGATCGCGCGGTGGTGAAAGACCGCGGCAAGAAACGCCGTGACGACAAGCAGGGGTATGAGGACCAGGTGGGCAGCAAGAACGGTCGGGACGAGCAAGACGTGGACGACGGGGACCAAAACAACGTGGACGAAGACGATCAAGACGACGGTCAGCATGGCGACTTGCAGCAGCAGGATGACGATGAGAACGACAACGCGGACGAGGATGCGGGCGATCACCAGGAAGGCGACGAGGACCAGGGCAGCCAGCATGACCAGGGACCGAGCGGTGAGGACGAGAGCGACTGAGCGGCATGGACATCCATGAGCCCGGCTGCCCGTGTCAACTCAGCTAAAAAGGTTACCCAACGGGTCCTGATCACTCACGTAAGAATGTCACCGAACGCCTCAATCCGCAGACATGGCCGTTTCCGGGGGATGCTGCAGGCCCGCGATGAGCGCATCCAACTCCCGATGGAGCTGGAGGGGGTTGAGGGACTGCCGTAGGGCCAGCCAGCGCGCCCGTTCCTCAGGCGAGAGCACGTCGCGCTCAAGGATGCGATCCAGCGGGGGCCGGGCGGCGTCGTAGGATTTGCGCACCCGGGCGCCGTCGCGGACCTTGTTCTTGAGCTTCCGGGTCGGGAGGAACAGGTTGGCGTAGAGGTCCAAGCGGGCGTAGAGCCGGTTGAGCTGTTCGACCTGCTCGGGGCGGTCGTAGCGGGCGTAGCCGACGATCTCCCGGACCAGCTGGCGGTTGCGCTGCTCGACGTGGGCGTTGTCGTTCTTGCGATAGGGGCGGCTGCGGGTGAACGTCAAGTTGTGCGCCTCGGCGTACCGGTGCAGGTGATGGTTGACGAACTCGGCGCCGTTGTCGGTATGAAGGCCCCAGACCGGATAGGGCCACTCGGCGATCAGGTCCCCGATGGCGTCATGGACGGCGCGCTGGCTTCGTCCGAGCAGAGCGCGGCGGCGGCTCCAGCCCGTGACGATGTCGACC
Proteins encoded in this window:
- a CDS encoding stage II sporulation protein R — protein: MDEPGAPATAGPSAQATATGQGWNGPATQEPAGPGRWLKMMAWLALAIGVAALLGPRVAGYAPAVEPAVAAVDATEGAAGAAEPAPPVVRLHIIANSDSAQDQALKLQVRDALVPILVDAVAGARTPEEALARAARIAGRLEDRARAVVRQAGYGYGVRVETGTFAFDRRRLGDAVYPAGTYAAVRVVLGTGQGHNFWCVLFPGLCGLGDAGPAAGAAGNPAGTVTGGTVPGDAVAGAGAQPKAGGAVTVAAAGGAAPDAGPPAGAGAAGAGAGAAHGAAGTAGSADGTAWQGATPQPRWFFLEWWRASVGRWWASLAWSPRAAAAR
- a CDS encoding cell division protein SepF; amino-acid sequence: MGWMDRLLSLIGFEVEEEVVEAAAAEEPQDATPAPRRRDGRPSRERAEGGGSRPGQLVPLASGARSQRVVIARPRSFEEVQEIAEHLKNRRPLILNLEDTDKETAQRILNFLSGTIYALNGEMHRIANGVVFFAPQNVETVVDRPDFLTRD
- a CDS encoding YlmC/YmxH family sporulation protein, with the translated sequence MLKTSDLRTRDVINIVDGRRLGWVGDVEIDLQTGRIQAIVVPGPVRWFGLLGRDRDYVIPWEQIVRFGQDVILVNVPGFVDMEGVAGLGREGVRAHAV
- a CDS encoding polyphenol oxidase family protein, encoding MSAAPIRGETAPMRRETVNGVEWLVLPDAPPWLFLAFTTRRGGVSQGPWAELNVGRSTADEPARVEANRRRVLQAAGPGWRWAAMPHMVHGADVAVVRAGEPWAPGQAPRADGLVTTDPGVLLWATYADCVPVFLWGESAGAWGPEGTETAAAVAPAGGGAPRRGVALAHAGWRGTLAGVAPVAARTLAGALGTEPARLHALIGPSIGPCCFEVDEPVLARLARELPWAEDVLSPSPRGAGYRHWDLWETNRRLLVEAGLDPRHVAVAGLCTACDTETFFSHRASGGRTGRMAGLIGIRPGW
- a CDS encoding DivIVA domain-containing protein, yielding MALTPLDIHNKQFPRSFRGYNETEVDEFLEQVGREFDQVLRDNAALREQVEALNAKLEQYRQLEDTLHNTLVVAQETAEEVKASAQKQAELMINQARLEADQIVQAARAKVEEMERRYQELLNNMKVARARMRALLLAHLQLLDEEAGDGSLDEGTAAGERGDGEEAEEPRGDAKDGAGRGVPAGTREPAPLGAPAAWGAREAAAARDRAGGV
- a CDS encoding YggT family protein, whose amino-acid sequence is MTDWLVLFLVRLVHGLATAFFWLLLVRVIMSWFIQGNYNRTFHDVYRVLVQLTEPVLAPIRRVMPATGPLDLSPLVALLLVQLVEWILVRLLLLLA
- a CDS encoding YggS family pyridoxal phosphate-dependent enzyme — encoded protein: MTIAERVAAVRERIAAAAARAGRDPGEITLVAVSKTVPVAAMREAYAAGIRHFGENRAQEARDKFPAFGDDVHWHFVGRLQTNKVKYIARHCHLLHSLDRLALAQEVDRRASRCGRVLPCLVEVNVAGEATKAGLPPEKVIPFLHQVAGWPGLRVVGLMTVAPRADNPEEVRPVFRRLRELAEEAARQCRGLPGIELRHLSMGMTDDFEVAVEEGATLVRIGRAIFGERG
- a CDS encoding DDE-type integrase/transposase/recombinase; protein product: MSLASRREYLATMRERYWAARTRRECTEILNEVQQVCGYHRKYAIRVLRQATPPAPAKRRRKRALRYLDALPVIARVWEALDYPCAERLHPVLLPMAEHLAAHGEVVLTDAVREALQKISRATLARRLATMPSPKPRRRLPRPRPGLLQSQIPVATYDWDEARPGALEVDLVEHNGGSTAGQYAYTLSMVDIVTGWSRRRALLGRSQRAVHDAIGDLIAEWPYPVWGLHTDNGAEFVNHHLHRYAEAHNLTFTRSRPYRKNDNAHVEQRNRQLVREIVGYARYDRPEQVEQLNRLYARLDLYANLFLPTRKLKNKVRDGARVRKSYDAARPPLDRILERDVLSPEERARWLALRQSLNPLQLHRELDALIAGLQHPPETAMSAD